The Methylobacterium currus genome contains a region encoding:
- a CDS encoding tyrosine-type recombinase/integrase, protein MGQRYGEVLFDLMRLAPLTGCRISELCQLRNEDVIAEQQALRIPEGKTENARRIVPVHRLGWPIVQHRLATSSDGWIFSGLTPAGPDGKRSWIVVKRFATFRQKVLGSSKEVDFHSFRRCFATYLERASTHTPAVNSSVIAELMGHSKATLALAVYSSGLVPSQLRTAIDALDYVIEPEVVTHLGDKLRGA, encoded by the coding sequence ATGGGTCAGCGCTACGGAGAAGTGCTTTTCGACCTCATGCGTCTGGCACCGCTGACTGGTTGCCGAATCAGCGAGCTTTGCCAACTCCGCAATGAGGACGTAATTGCAGAGCAGCAGGCGCTCCGCATCCCGGAAGGCAAAACCGAAAACGCTCGTCGTATCGTGCCGGTGCATCGGCTTGGCTGGCCGATCGTTCAGCACCGGTTGGCAACATCATCTGACGGCTGGATTTTCTCGGGTCTGACACCGGCAGGACCAGACGGAAAGCGAAGCTGGATCGTGGTGAAGCGGTTCGCCACGTTCCGACAGAAGGTGCTCGGTTCGAGTAAAGAAGTCGATTTTCACAGCTTTAGGCGATGCTTCGCCACCTATCTTGAGCGTGCGTCCACCCACACACCGGCCGTAAACTCCAGCGTAATCGCCGAGCTTATGGGCCATTCAAAAGCGACGCTCGCCCTCGCGGTGTACTCTTCAGGGCTTGTCCCCTCTCAGCTTAGGACAGCGATCGACGCTCTGGATTACGTCATTGAGCCCGAGGTCGTAACGCACCTCGGCGACAAGCTTCGAGGTGCATGA
- a CDS encoding DUF6538 domain-containing protein, which translates to MAVLGVRSAVRRAEYLQCRRGRWFVRLRVPVHLQTLIGQSHLVRSLDTDSEAVAQERRRVALALLWEWIGAQTVSDGWEPAWAAALTGSQRCDHDGAEGCPRGPDAPATDRSNLKLSQPRPTSAQRLQQHTILSMMERWLREIEGVQTKQSLMQHAVAVREFAKSQPSSCTVTKVDRRKAGEFVSDVLLKSGAAQKTINRKLSSLSAMWRWLQKRGFASDK; encoded by the coding sequence GTGGCCGTATTGGGGGTGAGGTCCGCAGTGCGCCGTGCGGAGTACCTGCAATGCCGTCGCGGGCGCTGGTTCGTCCGCCTCAGAGTTCCGGTTCACCTCCAAACCTTGATCGGGCAAAGCCACCTCGTCCGTTCCCTCGACACAGATAGCGAAGCTGTTGCTCAGGAGAGGCGCAGGGTCGCGCTGGCGCTGCTCTGGGAGTGGATCGGCGCTCAAACCGTTTCGGACGGCTGGGAGCCCGCTTGGGCGGCTGCTCTTACCGGTTCACAACGGTGTGATCACGATGGAGCCGAAGGATGCCCCCGTGGTCCAGATGCACCTGCCACCGATCGTTCAAACCTGAAACTGAGCCAGCCTCGCCCCACATCGGCACAGCGCCTTCAGCAGCATACCATCTTGAGCATGATGGAGAGATGGCTTCGTGAGATCGAGGGGGTGCAAACAAAGCAGTCCCTGATGCAGCACGCTGTAGCCGTCAGGGAGTTCGCCAAATCCCAACCATCAAGCTGTACTGTGACGAAGGTTGATCGTCGTAAGGCCGGTGAGTTCGTCAGTGACGTGCTTCTAAAATCAGGAGCGGCGCAGAAGACCATAAATCGTAAGCTCAGTTCTCTTTCAGCTATGTGGCGATGGCTTCAGAAACGAGGCTTCGCTAGCGACAAGTAA
- a CDS encoding DEAD/DEAH box helicase family protein, which yields MIIYELNTPAGSGKTRACARYADRLARGGQKVLFVQPTKHLITKTVAEELQPLAPTYPVREIHSDTCLKASVVAEAVTHFKNATADQGEILFLTHAGFLLVPYIERKREWTLMSTPIEV from the coding sequence ATGATCATCTACGAACTCAACACCCCGGCAGGGTCCGGGAAGACACGCGCCTGCGCGCGCTACGCCGACCGGCTCGCCCGTGGCGGGCAGAAGGTGCTCTTCGTCCAGCCGACCAAGCACCTCATCACCAAGACCGTTGCCGAAGAACTTCAGCCCCTCGCGCCGACCTACCCGGTGCGCGAGATCCACAGCGACACCTGCCTCAAGGCATCCGTGGTCGCCGAGGCCGTCACCCACTTCAAGAACGCCACCGCGGACCAGGGCGAGATCCTCTTCCTCACGCACGCCGGCTTCCTGCTGGTCCCCTACATCGAGCGCAAGCGCGAGTGGACCTTGATGTCAACGCCGATTGAAGTCTGA
- the istB gene encoding IS21-like element helper ATPase IstB produces MSDLQHARLAELCAELRLQAVPAAYGALAQAASERDTPYAVFLEEVLRAEREARRTRAREMFARVAGFPAVKTLEGYDFGFATGAPRAQIQELASLAFVERAQNVVFLGPSGVGKTHLAIALGYLATQRGMKVRFTSAADLVLTLETAQRQGRLKEAMHRAVNLYRLLIVDEIGYLPFAREQANLFFQVAAKRYERGAMILTSNLSFGAWDQAFAGDAVLTAAMLDRVLHHASVVTITGESYRLKDKRRAGLVARPVREPAVPA; encoded by the coding sequence ATGAGCGACCTGCAGCATGCCCGCCTGGCTGAACTCTGCGCCGAGCTGCGCTTGCAGGCGGTGCCCGCGGCCTACGGCGCGCTCGCGCAGGCGGCATCCGAGCGCGACACGCCCTATGCCGTCTTCCTGGAGGAGGTGCTGCGGGCCGAGCGCGAGGCTCGGCGCACCCGGGCGCGGGAGATGTTCGCCCGGGTGGCGGGCTTCCCGGCGGTGAAGACGCTGGAGGGCTACGACTTCGGCTTCGCCACCGGGGCGCCGCGGGCGCAGATCCAGGAACTGGCCAGCCTAGCCTTCGTGGAGCGGGCGCAGAACGTGGTGTTCCTGGGTCCGTCCGGCGTGGGCAAGACGCATCTGGCGATCGCGCTCGGCTACCTGGCGACGCAGCGCGGGATGAAGGTGCGCTTCACCAGTGCGGCGGACCTGGTCCTGACGCTGGAGACAGCACAGCGCCAGGGGCGCCTGAAGGAGGCGATGCACCGGGCGGTGAACCTCTACCGGCTGCTGATCGTCGACGAGATCGGCTACCTGCCGTTTGCGCGCGAGCAGGCGAACCTGTTCTTCCAGGTGGCGGCCAAGCGCTACGAGCGGGGCGCGATGATCCTGACCTCGAACCTGTCGTTCGGGGCGTGGGACCAGGCGTTTGCCGGCGACGCGGTGCTGACGGCGGCGATGCTGGACCGGGTGCTGCACCACGCCAGCGTGGTGACGATCACGGGCGAGAGCTACCGGCTGAAGGACAAGCGGCGCGCCGGGCTGGTGGCGCGGCCCGTGCGGGAACCAGCCGTTCCTGCGTGA
- the istA gene encoding IS21-like element ISMex13 family transposase, protein MVLLGELVMILDLHRQGLSVSAIARRTGRDPKTIRKYIERGLEPPAYGPRQPGRPSKLAPYLDYLRERITAFPDLSAVRLTRELRERGYTGAYTAVKRFAAAIRPPEAKPYEVRFETPAGQQAQVDFARFLVTFTDAPDTTCIVWLFSLVLGHSRHIEARFVLHQDLQTLLRCHMQAFTAIGGVPIEILYDRMKTAVTGEDADGHIVYNRSLLALAQHYGFLPRACRPYRAKTKGKVERPFSYIRQDFFLARSFRDLDDLNRQLRSWLDTVANVRLHGTTQRIVSEAFAAERPELQPLPALPFDALLTLERRVSHDGLVSIGGNYYSVPDRTRRVVEVHQLPDTIRILDGGRLVASHPILEGRRQYRIDPDHRQGTAARAMRHGHPDSLPIGRHGDHVARRSLAVYQAVGERLAGGIGGQR, encoded by the coding sequence ATGGTTCTGCTGGGAGAACTCGTCATGATCTTGGACCTGCACCGACAGGGCCTGTCCGTCTCCGCCATCGCCCGCCGGACCGGCCGCGATCCGAAGACGATCCGCAAGTACATCGAGCGCGGCCTCGAGCCGCCGGCCTACGGCCCGCGTCAGCCCGGCCGCCCGAGCAAGCTCGCGCCCTATCTCGATTATCTGCGCGAGCGGATCACCGCCTTCCCCGACCTGAGTGCCGTGCGCCTGACCCGCGAGTTGCGCGAGCGCGGCTACACCGGTGCCTACACCGCGGTGAAGCGGTTCGCCGCCGCGATCCGGCCGCCCGAGGCCAAGCCCTACGAGGTCCGCTTCGAGACCCCGGCCGGCCAGCAGGCGCAGGTCGACTTCGCCCGCTTCCTCGTCACCTTCACGGATGCGCCGGACACGACCTGCATCGTCTGGCTGTTCTCGCTGGTGCTCGGCCATTCCCGGCACATCGAGGCGCGCTTCGTCCTGCATCAGGACCTGCAAACGCTGCTGCGCTGTCACATGCAGGCCTTCACCGCGATCGGCGGCGTGCCGATCGAGATCCTCTACGATCGCATGAAGACGGCGGTCACCGGCGAGGATGCGGACGGCCACATCGTCTACAACCGATCCCTGCTGGCACTCGCCCAGCACTACGGATTCCTGCCGCGCGCCTGCCGCCCGTACCGGGCCAAGACCAAGGGGAAGGTCGAGCGACCGTTCTCCTACATCCGCCAGGACTTCTTCCTCGCACGTTCCTTCCGCGACCTCGACGACCTCAACCGCCAGCTTCGGAGCTGGCTCGATACCGTCGCCAACGTCCGCTTGCACGGCACCACGCAGCGGATCGTCTCGGAAGCCTTCGCCGCCGAGCGGCCCGAGTTGCAGCCCTTGCCGGCTCTGCCCTTCGACGCTCTGCTCACGCTGGAGCGGCGCGTCAGCCACGATGGCCTCGTCTCGATCGGTGGCAACTATTACAGCGTACCGGATCGGACCCGGCGCGTCGTCGAGGTGCATCAGTTGCCCGACACGATCCGCATCCTCGATGGTGGCCGGCTCGTCGCGAGCCATCCGATCCTGGAGGGACGACGGCAGTACCGCATCGACCCCGACCATCGGCAAGGCACGGCCGCTCGGGCCATGCGCCACGGCCATCCCGACAGTCTGCCGATCGGCCGCCATGGCGATCACGTCGCCCGGCGCTCGCTGGCTGTCTACCAGGCAGTCGGCGAACGGCTCGCCGGCGGGATCGGAGGCCAGCGATGA
- the istB gene encoding IS21-like element ISMex13 family helper ATPase IstB: protein MSRTASCAITTLDSIKRSLVGLRMPRALEVLDATVRRIEQGEIDGLAALDVILTEELTLRENRRVKTALLVARLTTIKTLSGFDFAFQPSLDRERVLALAELTFIDRAEVVHLLGPPGTGKSHLAIALAVEAVKAGRSVVFSTLADLVTSLAKAERDGSLRERIRYLCRASLLVVDEIGYLPVVPGGGNLFFQLVNARYERGAMILTSNRGFAEWGEVFGDPVVATALLDRLLHHAVVIQIEGASYRLRQHADLVPEHVRSKALIVPPPAPRRRGRPPGKAASDHTAG, encoded by the coding sequence ATGAGCCGCACCGCATCCTGTGCCATCACGACCCTCGACAGCATCAAGCGCAGCTTGGTCGGCCTGCGCATGCCGCGCGCCCTGGAGGTGCTCGACGCGACGGTCCGGCGCATCGAGCAGGGCGAGATCGACGGCTTGGCCGCCCTCGACGTGATCCTGACCGAGGAACTGACGCTGCGCGAGAACCGCCGCGTGAAGACCGCCCTGCTGGTCGCGCGCCTGACCACGATCAAGACGCTGTCCGGGTTCGACTTTGCCTTCCAGCCCTCGCTCGACCGCGAGCGCGTCCTGGCGCTGGCGGAACTGACCTTCATCGACCGGGCCGAGGTCGTCCATCTGCTCGGACCACCCGGCACCGGCAAGAGCCATCTGGCGATCGCGCTCGCCGTCGAGGCGGTCAAGGCCGGGCGCAGCGTCGTGTTCTCGACGCTGGCCGACCTCGTGACCTCGCTGGCCAAGGCCGAGCGCGACGGCTCCCTGCGCGAGCGCATCCGCTATCTCTGCCGGGCCTCGCTGCTGGTCGTGGACGAGATCGGCTACCTCCCCGTCGTCCCCGGTGGCGGCAACCTGTTCTTCCAACTCGTCAACGCGCGCTACGAGCGCGGGGCGATGATCCTGACTTCGAACCGCGGCTTCGCCGAGTGGGGCGAGGTGTTCGGTGATCCGGTCGTGGCGACAGCCCTGCTCGACCGACTCCTCCACCATGCCGTGGTGATCCAGATCGAGGGGGCGAGCTACCGCCTGCGCCAGCACGCCGACCTCGTCCCCGAGCACGTCCGCTCCAAGGCCCTGATCGTTCCGCCGCCCGCACCCAGGCGTCGCGGTCGTCCACCCGGAAAGGCTGCCTCCGATCACACGGCCGGCTGA
- a CDS encoding IS630 family transposase: MAQTVCVIPSAADLAHLSAIVADRAQSLKHIQRARIVLLSAERLSVLDVARQAGVSRPAVWRWQQRYAEEGVEGLLRDKTRPPGKPPHSTDTVAEVLALTCSEPPGEVTHWTGRALAQAVGISLRSVQRIWDAHRLQPHRVRSFKRSNDPAFAEKVEDIVGLSMDPPRHAAVLSLDEKSQIQALERTRPSRPVTPGRPVTPGRPETQTHDYVRHGTTTLFAALDVLEGTVIGRCMQRHRHDEFLRFLNTIEAAVPAGKLIHVILDNYATHKHPKVRAWLARHPRWIFHFTPTSASWMNAVEGFFSALTRRRLKRGSFSGIVDLQAAINRYITEHNDRPKPFVWTKPAAAILNAVNGNAAPSE, encoded by the coding sequence ATGGCTCAGACTGTCTGCGTGATTCCCAGCGCCGCCGACCTGGCGCACCTGTCCGCCATCGTCGCCGATCGGGCGCAGTCCCTCAAGCACATCCAGCGCGCCCGCATCGTTCTGCTCTCGGCCGAACGCCTCTCCGTCCTCGACGTCGCCCGCCAGGCCGGCGTCAGCCGGCCAGCCGTCTGGCGCTGGCAACAGCGCTACGCCGAAGAAGGCGTCGAGGGACTGCTGCGCGACAAGACCCGTCCGCCTGGCAAGCCGCCCCACTCCACCGACACCGTCGCCGAGGTGCTGGCGCTGACCTGCTCCGAACCGCCCGGTGAGGTCACCCACTGGACCGGCCGCGCCCTGGCGCAGGCCGTCGGGATCTCCTTACGATCGGTCCAGCGCATCTGGGACGCACACCGCCTCCAGCCACATCGGGTCCGCAGCTTCAAGCGCTCGAACGATCCAGCCTTCGCCGAGAAGGTCGAGGACATCGTCGGCCTCTCCATGGATCCGCCGCGCCATGCCGCCGTGCTCTCGCTCGACGAGAAGAGCCAGATCCAGGCCCTGGAACGCACCCGTCCGAGCCGACCCGTCACGCCAGGTCGTCCCGTCACGCCAGGTCGTCCCGAAACCCAGACCCACGACTACGTCCGTCACGGTACCACGACGCTGTTTGCCGCGCTCGACGTGCTGGAGGGCACCGTGATCGGTCGCTGCATGCAGCGTCATCGCCACGACGAGTTCCTGCGCTTCCTCAACACTATCGAGGCCGCGGTGCCGGCCGGCAAACTGATCCATGTGATCCTGGACAACTACGCCACCCACAAGCACCCGAAAGTGCGAGCCTGGCTGGCCCGGCATCCGCGCTGGATCTTCCACTTCACTCCGACCTCGGCCTCGTGGATGAACGCGGTCGAGGGCTTCTTCTCGGCCTTGACCCGGCGCAGGCTGAAACGTGGCAGCTTCAGCGGGATCGTCGACCTTCAGGCTGCGATCAACCGCTACATCACCGAGCACAACGACAGGCCAAAGCCCTTCGTCTGGACCAAGCCGGCCGCCGCCATCCTCAATGCCGTCAACGGCAACGCTGCACCATCCGAATGA
- a CDS encoding IS3 family transposase (programmed frameshift): MTKRTAPFSPEVRERAVRMVREHEGEHGSQWSAIQSIAAKIGCSGETLRNWVRQSERDQGVRPGQTTDERERIKALERENRELRQANEILRKASAYFANGGARPPVTAMISFIDDHREVYGVEPICRVLPIAPSTYYLHAARRADPEKQPVRARSDAALMIEIQRVFEANFCVYGVRKVWRQLAREGIVTARCTVARLMRRLGLAGVVRGRTVRTTIPDPAAACALDRVNRHFKAPRPNALWVSDFTYVPTWSGFVYVAFVIDVFARRIVGWRASRSAHACFVLDALEQALHERRPGQGSGLVHHSDRGSQYLALRYTERLAGAGIEPSVGSVGDSYDNALAETINGLFKAEVIHRRGPWRSFEAVEYATLEWVDWYNHRRLLAPIGNVPPAEAEARYYAHVGDQASAA; the protein is encoded by the exons ATGACGAAACGAACAGCCCCGTTTTCCCCTGAGGTGCGTGAACGTGCCGTGCGGATGGTGCGCGAGCACGAGGGCGAGCACGGCTCGCAGTGGTCGGCAATCCAGTCGATTGCCGCCAAGATCGGCTGCTCGGGCGAGACGCTGAGGAACTGGGTGCGCCAGTCCGAGCGGGATCAGGGCGTGCGACCCGGGCAGACGACGGACGAGCGCGAGCGGATCAAGGCGCTGGAGCGAGAGAACCGCGAGCTGCGCCAGGCCAACGAGATCCTGCGCAAAGCGTCGGCGTATTTCGCCA ATGGCGGAGCTCGACCGCCGGTCACGGCCATGATCAGCTTCATCGACGATCACCGGGAGGTCTACGGGGTCGAGCCGATCTGCAGGGTGCTGCCGATCGCCCCGTCGACCTACTACCTGCATGCGGCCCGACGTGCCGATCCCGAGAAGCAGCCGGTTCGTGCGCGCAGCGACGCCGCGTTGATGATCGAGATCCAGCGCGTGTTCGAGGCCAACTTCTGCGTCTACGGCGTGAGGAAGGTCTGGCGGCAACTGGCCCGGGAGGGGATCGTGACCGCGCGATGCACGGTGGCGCGGCTGATGCGCCGATTGGGCTTGGCGGGGGTGGTGCGTGGCAGGACCGTACGCACCACGATCCCCGACCCGGCCGCTGCCTGCGCTCTCGACCGCGTCAACCGCCACTTCAAGGCTCCCCGGCCGAATGCCTTGTGGGTCAGCGACTTCACCTACGTGCCGACGTGGTCGGGCTTCGTCTATGTGGCCTTCGTCATCGATGTGTTCGCCCGGCGCATCGTCGGTTGGCGGGCCTCACGCAGCGCTCACGCGTGCTTCGTCCTGGATGCTCTGGAACAGGCGCTGCACGAGCGTCGCCCTGGTCAGGGCAGCGGGCTGGTGCATCACTCGGACCGCGGCTCGCAATACTTGGCTCTACGCTATACCGAGCGCCTGGCTGGAGCAGGCATCGAGCCGTCGGTCGGCAGCGTCGGCGACAGCTACGACAATGCCTTGGCGGAGACGATCAACGGCCTGTTCAAGGCAGAGGTCATCCACCGACGCGGACCCTGGCGCTCCTTCGAGGCCGTCGAGTACGCCACCCTGGAGTGGGTCGACTGGTACAACCACCGTCGCCTCCTCGCGCCAATCGGCAACGTCCCTCCCGCCGAGGCCGAAGCGCGCTACTATGCTCACGTCGGCGACCAGGCCTCGGCCGCCTGA
- a CDS encoding helix-turn-helix domain-containing protein, whose product MRALHLDKLNVDQLRGLDDLYRMTRDVRVRTRAQMILLLAEQGLTISEVATIVRESGETVRRWVHRYEAEGIDGLSDAPRSGKPAKAGAAYRERLVELVRRRPRALDLPFSMWTAARLADRLAEETGLRMSVASIHRLLRSAGLGFGRPQHTISSPDPDYAVKKRRSNALATA is encoded by the coding sequence ATGCGCGCCTTGCATCTGGACAAGCTGAACGTCGATCAGCTGCGCGGGCTTGACGATCTCTATCGCATGACGCGTGACGTCCGGGTCCGCACGCGTGCGCAGATGATCCTGCTGCTGGCCGAGCAGGGCCTCACCATCTCCGAGGTCGCCACGATCGTGCGCGAGAGCGGTGAGACGGTCCGACGCTGGGTCCATCGCTATGAGGCCGAGGGCATCGACGGACTCTCCGACGCGCCGCGCTCGGGCAAGCCGGCCAAAGCCGGAGCCGCCTATCGCGAGCGGCTGGTCGAGCTGGTGCGGCGACGGCCCCGCGCCCTGGACCTGCCGTTCTCGATGTGGACCGCCGCCCGGCTGGCCGACCGCTTGGCGGAGGAGACGGGCTTGCGCATGAGCGTGGCGAGCATCCATCGACTGTTGCGCTCGGCTGGTCTGGGGTTCGGTCGTCCCCAGCACACGATCAGCAGCCCGGATCCGGACTATGCTGTCAAAAAAAGGCGGTCGAACGCGCTCGCGACGGCCTGA
- a CDS encoding IS630 family transposase, with protein MRPGSVFYYADEFNISWYPTLRPMWGPKGQQVMIPTPMQPTRRYGLGAVDWQSGQTVVLTRPHKRRREVAELLEALLKKHPTETVYVAWDNASTHEDDEVEAVLRGAAGRLVLLYLPTYSPWLNPIEMLWRQFRREVTHCELFASIDALVEAAQAFFDRYNRKPGGVCSIIGAHPT; from the coding sequence CTGAGGCCCGGCTCGGTCTTCTACTACGCCGACGAGTTCAACATCAGCTGGTATCCGACCTTGCGGCCGATGTGGGGTCCCAAGGGGCAGCAGGTGATGATCCCGACCCCGATGCAGCCGACGCGGCGCTATGGGCTCGGGGCGGTTGATTGGCAGAGCGGCCAGACGGTGGTCCTCACCCGCCCTCATAAGCGGCGACGCGAGGTCGCTGAACTCCTCGAAGCGCTCCTGAAAAAGCACCCGACCGAGACCGTCTACGTCGCCTGGGATAATGCCAGCACGCACGAGGACGATGAGGTCGAGGCGGTGCTGCGCGGCGCGGCCGGGCGCCTCGTCCTGCTTTACCTCCCGACCTACAGCCCGTGGCTGAACCCGATCGAGATGCTCTGGCGCCAGTTCCGCCGCGAGGTCACACACTGCGAGCTGTTCGCCAGCATCGACGCTCTGGTTGAAGCCGCCCAGGCTTTCTTCGACCGTTACAACCGCAAGCCAGGCGGTGTCTGCTCCATCATTGGAGCGCATCCCACATGA
- a CDS encoding MucR family transcriptional regulator, which produces MDDTSQHDIDFIGITVDIVGAYVTKNNVPASELPSLIAATYAALMKLTAPPTSEVEKPTPPIPIRKTVTPDHIISLEDGRPYKSLKRHLSSRGMTPDEYRQKWSLPRDYPMVAANYAAARSELAKSSGLGQIRRNQAAIRKAEAAAPPPARRGRPKKAEPVAE; this is translated from the coding sequence ATGGACGATACCTCGCAGCACGACATCGATTTTATCGGGATCACCGTCGACATCGTCGGCGCCTACGTCACGAAGAACAACGTTCCGGCATCGGAGCTGCCGAGTCTCATCGCGGCAACCTATGCCGCGCTGATGAAGCTGACCGCACCACCGACGTCCGAGGTCGAGAAGCCCACGCCGCCCATCCCGATCCGCAAGACGGTGACCCCGGACCACATCATCAGCCTGGAAGACGGTCGACCCTATAAGTCGCTGAAAAGGCACCTCTCAAGCCGAGGCATGACCCCCGACGAGTACCGGCAGAAGTGGAGCCTGCCCCGAGATTACCCTATGGTGGCGGCCAACTATGCTGCGGCGCGCTCCGAGCTCGCCAAGAGCTCGGGCCTCGGACAGATCCGGCGCAATCAGGCAGCCATCCGGAAGGCTGAAGCGGCAGCGCCCCCGCCAGCCCGCCGCGGCCGGCCGAAGAAGGCCGAACCCGTCGCGGAGTGA
- a CDS encoding DUF3309 family protein has protein sequence MTLLIVLILLILLFGGGGSFYGGGRYRTGGLGIGGILLIILIVLLLTGRITI, from the coding sequence ATGACCCTACTGATCGTCCTCATCCTCCTCATCCTGCTCTTCGGCGGCGGCGGCAGCTTCTACGGCGGCGGCCGGTACCGCACGGGGGGTCTCGGGATCGGCGGCATCCTGCTCATCATCCTGATTGTGCTCCTGCTCACCGGCCGGATCACCATCTGA
- a CDS encoding GNAT family acetyltransferase produces the protein MMPTIREIEDADVPAVIALWHEAGVARPWNDPATDIAFARRGDHGTVLVAEVEGRVVASAMAGEDGHRGWLYYVAVAPGQQGSGLGRRMVEAGEAWLAARGVWKVQLLVRRENDGVLGFYDHLGYRDTNAVCLQKVIAKT, from the coding sequence ATGATGCCGACGATCCGCGAGATCGAGGATGCCGATGTGCCCGCGGTGATCGCCCTGTGGCACGAGGCCGGGGTGGCGCGGCCCTGGAACGATCCCGCGACCGACATCGCCTTCGCCCGGCGCGGCGACCACGGCACCGTGCTGGTGGCGGAGGTCGAGGGCCGCGTCGTCGCGAGTGCGATGGCCGGCGAGGACGGGCACCGGGGCTGGCTCTACTACGTCGCGGTGGCGCCCGGACAGCAGGGCAGCGGGCTCGGGCGGCGGATGGTCGAGGCGGGCGAAGCCTGGCTCGCGGCGCGCGGCGTCTGGAAGGTGCAGCTGCTGGTGCGCCGGGAGAATGACGGGGTGCTCGGCTTCTACGATCACCTGGGCTATCGCGACACCAATGCGGTCTGTTTGCAGAAGGTGATCGCGAAGACTTGA
- a CDS encoding L,D-transpeptidase has product MRRPRFALALALTGAVLALPGCMYRATPDPELSAKDKEWMAMVPEPEVDRRFARYMIEDPTGEAPGTIVVETRERQLYYVLPDRKAIRYGVTVGDEAYGWSGTARIFRKASWPDWHPPAEMIKRWPHVHAMQGGPANPLGARALYLADASGKDTLYRIHGTNEPERIGQAASSGCIRMRNIDVVDLYNRVGADAKVIVR; this is encoded by the coding sequence ATGCGCCGCCCCCGCTTTGCCCTCGCGCTTGCCCTGACGGGGGCCGTCCTGGCGCTGCCGGGCTGCATGTACCGCGCCACGCCCGATCCCGAATTGTCGGCCAAGGACAAGGAGTGGATGGCGATGGTGCCGGAGCCCGAGGTCGACCGGCGCTTCGCCCGCTACATGATCGAGGACCCGACCGGCGAGGCGCCCGGCACCATCGTGGTCGAGACCAGGGAGCGCCAGCTCTACTACGTGCTGCCCGACCGCAAGGCGATCCGCTACGGCGTCACCGTCGGCGACGAGGCCTATGGCTGGTCCGGTACGGCGCGGATCTTCCGCAAAGCCTCCTGGCCGGACTGGCACCCGCCGGCCGAGATGATCAAGCGCTGGCCTCACGTCCACGCGATGCAGGGCGGCCCCGCCAACCCGCTCGGCGCCCGCGCCCTCTACCTGGCGGATGCCAGCGGCAAGGACACGCTCTACCGCATCCACGGCACCAACGAGCCGGAGCGGATCGGGCAGGCGGCCTCCTCGGGCTGCATCCGCATGCGCAACATCGACGTGGTCGACCTGTACAACCGGGTCGGCGCGGACGCGAAGGTGATCGTGCGGTAG